Proteins from one bacterium genomic window:
- a CDS encoding Uma2 family endonuclease — MALPVKKENRYTYGDYISWPDEERWELIDGVPLDMSPAPSRRHQVILRELLGQFWSFLQDRPCEVYSAPFDVRLPKADEKDEDIQTVVQPDILVVCDRNKLDDRGCRGVPDLIIEIVSPYTASKDMKEKFSLYERHGVREYWLVYPEEKIVMVFILGENGEYGKPRTYSGQDTIEVSFLEGLTVNLVPVFRE, encoded by the coding sequence ATGGCTTTACCTGTAAAAAAAGAAAACAGATATACTTACGGTGATTATATAAGCTGGCCTGATGAAGAGCGATGGGAACTCATAGACGGTGTTCCACTTGATATGAGTCCGGCACCGTCAAGAAGGCATCAAGTGATTTTAAGAGAGTTATTAGGACAATTTTGGAGCTTTTTACAAGACCGGCCTTGTGAAGTCTATAGCGCACCCTTTGATGTGAGGCTACCCAAAGCTGATGAGAAAGACGAAGATATTCAGACAGTAGTTCAACCTGATATCCTGGTAGTATGTGACCGGAATAAATTAGATGACAGGGGTTGCAGGGGGGTGCCGGATTTAATCATAGAAATAGTTTCACCGTATACTGCATCTAAGGATATGAAAGAGAAGTTCTCCTTGTATGAAAGGCATGGCGTAAGAGAATATTGGCTCGTCTACCCTGAAGAGAAAATAGTAATGGTATTTATTTTGGGGGAAAACGGGGAATATGGCAAGCCCAGAACCTATTCAGGACAAGATACCATAGAAGTAAGTTTTTTAGAAGGACTTACCGTTAACCTGGTGCCGGTTTTC